AGCCAGTGCCTGGCGTCGGTGGCCCGCTGCGGGCGGTTAGCCCGGATTCTGCTGCACCTGCTGCGCCTTTGGGGGCGGGAGAAGGTTATGAGGCGTTGGTATTAGGCTTGGTGGTGGAGGTGAGGAAGGTCCTTCGGCTGCGCCTCAGGATGACAGACGTTGTTAAACCAGACGCTACTAAAAAGACGTTACTGATACGTTAGATACTGCCGCTACTTCCTACTTCTGCTCGGTCAGGACGGTGAAATAGAGGCTGGGGAGCAGGTTGTGGATGGTCCAGGCGGCGTGGCCGTTTTCGCGCTCCACCATGCCGGGCTGCTTCTGGCGCACGACGGGGATGGAAAAGTACTTGTCTTCGGGATTTTTCTTCTCGCTTTGCAGCCATTGCAGGGTGGCCGCTACGGGCTGGGCGTCGAGCACGATATTATATGGGCGCAGATCCAGCTTAAGCCAGCCCTTGCGGGTGGGCGGGCAGATGAGTTGCGCGTCCTGGGTGCTCAGGAGCTGGTCGGGGCGGTTGTCTTTGACGGTGTAGAGGTTGAGGCGGAAGCGCAGCAGCTCGTACTTGTTATCGGTGAAGTAGACGTGGAGCTCTTCCAAGGTAGAGCGGCGCTCGGGCGTCAGCAGAGCCCCGATTTCCCAGCCCCACTCGTCGTCGACGGTGGTTTTGCCCGAACTACCGCCCAGCCAGCGCACATCGGCCTTGTCGGTGGTGCGGCCCAGCTTGCCGGGCTTCACCTTGCGGCTTTGGATGGTAACTCCTTTGAGCACCTGTGGCTGAGGTGTGAGCTGAAACACCCGTTGGCCGGCCACAAGCTGAGCCGGTGGCACCAGGCGCGGCTCGAAACCCACGCAGGAGACGATGAGCGTGTCGCGCAGGTCGGGCGAGGGGAGGCGGAGCAGGTAGCGGCCCTGCTCGTCGGCGGCCGTGCCAATGGACTTGCCCCGGATGCCGAGAATGGCGAAGGGCACGGGTTCGTGGGTTGAGGCATTGAGCACCTGGCCGGTGACAATGACGGCTTGGGCCCAGGCGGAAGCGGAAAACAAAAGCAGCAATAGGCTAGCCAGCAGGCGAGGCAGCATTCGGTGGGAGAATTAGAGCGGAGAAGTACTGCCGGCCCCAGGCGTGCTGAACGCGGCCCGGCCGGACTATAAATCTACGGCTTTCCCAGCGGGTTGTATTGCTGGCCGGATGGAAAACATTGGCCCGGCCAAGTCCAGCTACAGCTGGCTTACTCCGGGCTGGCCCAGGCAGTGAAGTAGAGGCTGGTGTTAGTCTTGATTCGCTCCCAGTTTTCCTGACTTTTGTCTCGCAGGATGGTGGTGTGAAACGGACTCAGGTCGGTGGAAATGCCGAAGTAGCGGTGGTTGCCGTCGACGGTCTGGCTGCTGAGCCACTGCACCGAGGCAGCCACCTGCTGCTGGCCGGCCAGCTCAATGGCGTAGGGGCGAAGGTCGACCTCGTGCCAGCCGCGCTTTAGGTTTTTAACCTCGAAAATAACGTCCTGTTGCAGCAAAGAGCCCTGCGGAATGCCGTTCTGTACCGCGTAGAGGTTCAGGCGCAGCGTGACGGAGGAAAACTGGTTGCTGGCCACGTACAGATGAAAGCTTTCCAGCTGGCTGCGGTGCTTCACGGGCATAAGCACGCCCACTTCGCGCCCGAGTCGGTCGTGGGGCACCGTGTCGCGGGTGGTGTAGAAGTTCAGGGCCGTAAACCGGCTCCAGCCGTTGTGGCCCAGAATGGTTTGCTTGCCTTGTTTGCTGCGCACCACCACTTCCCGCAGGGCGGTGGCGGCCGGTGCCAGGGCCAGGCGGGGGCGCTGGCGCAGCTGGCTAAGGGGTAGGGTCTGGGGCTGGTAACCCACGCACGACACCACGACTGTATCGGTAGGCAGGGCCCGGTCGAGGGTAGAAAGGCGGAACTGACCCTGCTCGTCGGCCACAGTGCCCACGGCCTTGCCCTTCACGCCCACCGAGGCGTAGGGAACGGGGCTGCCGCTGCGGCTGGCGACCTGGCCCAGGGACTCAGTTTGGGCCAAGCCGCTGAGAGAAGAAAGCAAAGGCCCCAGGCTCAGGAGCAAGCGAAAACGAGCAGCAGGCATACAACCAGGTAAGAGAGTTTTGGAAGTAGATGCTGCCCGCCGGGCAAATGGTTGCTTAGGGGAAAAGCCGGCAGCCCCGGCTCTTGGTAGGCCGGGGCTGCGTAGAATCGTTTTTAGAAGCAGGCGGGGCTACTGGGCGGCCTTTTTCTCCAGGGCCTGGAGCAGCTCGTCGGCGGCCTTTTCGATGTCGGAATAGCCTTGCTGGGCGGCCCGCTCCTTGGCGGCAATAAGGCCGTCGCGGTGCACGGTTTTGAAGTCGCCGAAGGGAAACTTGTAGCGGCCCTTGCTGTCTTCACCGTGGCTGGCGTCCTGGCCCAGGTGCCACTTGGCGTACTCATCCATTTCGTGCTTGTCCAGGAACTTGTTTTCGGCGCTGGAGTCGGGGTTATGCTCGCCCCAGTGGCCTTCGTCGTTCTTGATTTTACCGTCCTGAATCAGCTGCTTGGCGTAGGTTACGGCCGCGGAATTAAGTTTGACGCTCATGATGGAGTGTGGTGTAGTGGTAGGAGAGAGAGGCTCCCGGGTGGCACCCCGGGCATACGCAGACAGTACGTTCAGGCAGGCCCTTGGTTGACGGAGAGCTTGCCCCGAAACCCAAACAGCCGAACCTCCGGGCGGAAGTTCGGCTGTTGCGAAAAGGGAGCCTTTGGCGAAATCTAGCGCAGGGCTGCTACGCCGGCCTCGGCCACGGCGTGGTCGTCTTCCACGGTGCTACCCGACACGCCGATGGCCCCGATTACCTGGCCGTTGCCGTCGGTAATCGGGATACCGCCGGGAAAGGTAATCAGGCCGCCGTTGGAGTGTTCAATGTTGAAGAGCGGGCCGCCGGGCTGGGAAATCTTGCCCAGTTCACCGGTGGGCATATCGAAGAAGCGGGCCGTCTTGGCCTTCCTGATGGAGATGTCCAGGGAGCCGAGCCAGGCACCGTCCATGCGGGCAAAGGCCGTGAGGTTGGCCCCGGCATCCACCACGGCAATGTTCATTTTGACGCCCATTTCCAGGGCTTTTTGCTGGGCGGCGCGCACGGCGCTTTGGGCTTGTTCGAGAAGAATGCTCATCGGGGGTAGGTTGGGGTGAGCCTTACCAACAGCTAATGCTGCGGAAGGTTAGTCCGCCCCGGCTAGAAATGAATGCCCTGGTGCAAAACGGCCCACCAGCCCGCTGCCACTACCAGTAGCAGCAACATCAGCCCCGAAGCCAGGCGGGTTTTCTGCGGGGCCTCCACGGTAAACTCAAACAACTCGTTTAGGCAGCCCACGCTCAAGGGGAGCAGCAGCAGGCCCATGGTCAGAAAATGCAGCCGCTCATTCATGCTCAGGTCAGGGAGCTTAAGCAGGGTTAGCAGTATGCTGCCCGCCACCCAGGGCACCAAGATGGTGGCCATAATCAGGGTGCGGCGGTTGTTATACTGCATTAGGGTAATAGAGTCGTGAGTTTGCAGAAAGCCAACTGCCGCGAAGTAGCCGATAATCATCTGTGCAATCCCGAAGACTACAGCTACAATAAGGTTGGGAATATTGCCGGCCAGAAACAGCCAGCTCGGCACATACCAAAAGCCCGACTCGGTAACTGTGTCGCCCACCATGGCGCCCAGTACGTGGTTGCAGGCATGAAAGGCTACCCAGACCAGAAAGAGCTTAAACAAGCCCCGCTGGCCCCGTTCCCGCTTCCAGAACCACCCGGCTGCTACTATTCCCACCACTGCGCATACTGCCGGCCCTACGCCATAAACAGCAATAACGGCCGAGCGCCACCATTCCGGGTCGGTGATACTGAACTTGACGCTGCTTACCTGCCACACGCCCGGAATACTCAGACGCACGGCCATACGCACAGTGGCTAGCTGGTAAAGCCCGTTCACCAATAAGTAAGCCAGCAAGTAAATAGCAGTGCTATTCAGGGCCGTAATGGTGGTTTTGGTAGTAGAGCTGTAGGGAGCAGCCGGAGCCGGAGCAGACATGGTGGAGAAATTAAAAAGCCTAGCGCGGACTAAAAGTAGTGAGTCTGGGGTTGAGTTCCAGCAGGCTCCGGCGGCTCCCGAATAGCATTTGCGGGCGGTTTTGCCTACCTTTGTCTTTGAAAATACGCCACTAGTGAAGAACATTCGCAATTTCTGCATCATTGCCCACATCGACCACGGCAAAAGCACGTTGGCCGACCGGCTCCTGGAATTCACCAGCACCGTGTCGAAGCGCGACATGCAGGCTCAGCTGCTCGATAATATGGATCTGGAGCGGGAGCGGGGCATCACCATCAAGAGCCACGCCATCCAGATGCAGTACCCCTACAAAGGGGAGATGTACACGCTCAACCTGATTGATACCCCCGGCCACGTCGACTTCAGCTACGAGGTGTCGCGCTCCATTGCCGCCTGCGAAGGCGCTTTGCTGATCGTCGACTCCTCCCAGGGTATTGAGGCCCAGACGATTTCCAACCTCTACCTGGCCATCGGCTCCGACCTGACCATTATTCCGGTTCTGAATAAAATCGATTTGCCCCACGCTATGCCGGAAGAAGTTTCCGACGAAATCGTGGACCTGATCGGCTGCGACCGGGACGAAATCATTCCGGCTTCGGGCAAGTCCGGCATCGGCATCGAGGATATTCTCAACGCCATCTGCGACCGTATTCCGGCCCCCAAAGGCGACCCGGAAGCTCCGTTGCAGGCTCTGATCTTTGACTCGGTGTTCAATTCCTACCGCGGCATTGAAGTACTGTTCCGCATTAAGAACGGCACCATGCGCAAGGGCGACAAGCTCCGCTTCATGGCGACCGGCAAGGAGTACGGTGCCGACGAAATCGGTATTTTGGGTTTGAACCAGGAGCCCCGCCAGGAAATTGCGGCCGGCAACGTAGGCTACCTGATTTCGGGCATCAAAGAAGCCCGGGAAGTAAAAGTAGGGGACACAATTACCCACGTAGCCCGTCCCACTCAGGAGGCCATTGTCGGTTTCGAGGACGTGAAGCCCATGGTATTCGCCGGTATCTACCCCGTCGATACCACCGAGTACGAGGAGCTGCGCTCCTCGATGGAAAAGCTGCAGCTCAACGACGCCTCCCTGGTGTGGGAGCCCGAAACCTCGGCGGCCCTGGGCTTCGGCTTCCGCTGCGGCTTTTTGGGCATGCTGCACATGGAAATCGTGCAGGAGCGCCTGGAGCGCGAGTTCAACATGACGGTCATTACCACCGTGCCCAGCGTGCAGTTTCACGCCACCGGCACTAAAGACCAGTTGCTGACCATCAACGCGCCCTCCGAAATGCCGGAGCCAAACCTGATTAAGCACATCGAGGAGCCCTACATCAAAGCCCAGATCATCACGGCTTCGGATTACGTAGGCGCCATCATCACCTTGTGCATGGAGAAGCGCGGCATCATCAAGGGCCAGAGCTACCTGACCTCCGACCGGGTGGAAATGAACTTCGAGCTGCCCCTGTCCGAAATCGTGTTCGACTTCTTCGACAAGCTCAAGACCATCAGCCGCGGTTACGCCTCGCTCGACTATGAGCTCATCGGCTTCCGCGAGTCAGACATGGTCAAGCTCGACATCATGCTAAACGGTGAGAAGGTCGATGCTTTGTCGGCCATCGTGCACCGTTCCAAGTCGTATGAGTGGGGCAAGCGCATCTGCGAAAAGCTGCGTGAGCTGCTGCCCCGTCAGATGTTCGATATTGCCATTCAGGCCTCCATCGGGCAGAAAATCATTGCCCGTGAAACGGTGAAGGCCCTGCGCAAAAACGTAATTGCCAAGTGCTACGGCGGCGACATCAGCCGTAAGCGCAAGCTGCTCGAAAAGCAGAAAGAAGGCAAGAAGCGGATGCGCTCGGTGGGCTCCGTGGAAATACCCCAAGAAGCCTTTTTGGCCGTCCTTAAACTCGACTGATTTCAGAAACGCGTCCTTCGGGGCGCGTTTTTTTTTACCCACATTCCCTCTTTTTTCACCTCATACAATTCTTGCAAAGGCGTCGTATGACTTTCCCTTATCCCATGTCTACTTCCCTCACCAAGAACTGCACGAGCCAGGCTCAGCTGGAAAAAATTGTCAAAGGCCAGGAGCGTAAGTTCCGGTGGCGCGACGACTGGCCCCAGATGGAGCAGGCCATTCTGACCGAAGGCGCTGCCGCCATTGCCCGCCACCAGCAAGCCCACCCCACAACTCCCAACCCCGACCAAGGATTAGTATAACTTAACCTGATAAAGCATGACCACTGCTCCTGAAGCACCCGCCACCTACCGCCTCATCGACGGCAAGCAGACCGCCGAAGACATCAAAGTGGAAATTGCCGCCGAAGTAGCCCAGCGCCGGGCCGACGGCCTGAAAGTGCCCCATCTGGCCGCCATCCTCGTAGGCCATGACGGCGGCTCCGAAACCTACGTACGCAACAAGGTGCTGGCCTGCGAGCGGGTTGGTTTCGAAAGCACCCTGCTACGCTACGAAGACGACATCACCGAAGCTGAGCTGCTGGCTAAGGTCGACGAGCTGAACCGGGACGAGCAGATTGACGGCTTCATCGTGCAGCTGCCCCTGCCCAAGCACATCGACCCCAATAAGGTCATCGAAGCCATTCGGCCGGAAAAGGACGTGGACGGTTTTCACCCGATGAACATTGGCCGAATGGTGGCTGGTTTGCCGGCCTTACTGCCCGCTACGCCTTCGGGCATCGTGGAGCTGTTGCGCCGCTACGAGTTGGTAACCGACGGTAAGCACTGTGTGGTAATTGGGCGTAGTAACATCGTGGGTACGCCAGTTAGTATTCTGCTAGCCAAGAACTTGGAGCCAGGTAACTGTACAGTTACTTTATGCCACTCCCGTACCCAGAACCTGGCCGAAATTACCCGCACTGCCGACATCGTGGTGGCTGCTCTGGGGCGCCCGGGCTTCGTCACAGCCGATATGGTGCAACCTGGTGCCGTGGTAATTGACGTAGGTACCACCCGCGTGGAAGATGCCACCAAAAAGGCTGGCTGGGCCCTGAAAGGCGACGTGAATTTTGAGGAGGTGGCTCCCAAAGCCAGTTACATTACGCCCGTACCCGGCGGGGTAGGGCCCATGACCATTGCCATGCTGCTGCTCAACACGCTGCGGGCAGCGAAAGGGGAGATATACCCGCGCTAAACGGCGGAAATAGGCCTTCAACCTTTCGAAATACAGGCGGTTATCGTACTTTTGAGGTCCGGTTGCGGTTCAGGAGCATAGTGCAGACGCACTTTGCTTCGTTGGGCCGCGGCCGGACTTACCCGTTTTTCTCTCGTTTTGCTGCACGTACTTCCACTTACGTCGGCACCCCTGGCCGCAGAGCCGGCGGTGGCCGCGCTGCCCCTGATGGAGCAGTTTTACACGATTCAGGGCGAAGGCTATAACACCGGCCGCGCCGCGTACTTCCTGCGTCTGGGCGGCTGCGACGTGGGTTGCGTGTGGTGCGACGTAAAAGAGTCGTGGGACGCTGATGCTCACCCGCGCGTGGCCATCCCCGACATGGTAGCCGCCGCTACGGCTCATGCCGGCCGCAACGTAGTCATTACCGGCGGCGAGCCCCTCATGCACGACCTGACCCAGCTCACGGCTGCTTTGCACGCGGCGGGTTGCCAGAACTGGATTGAAACCTCGGGCGCTTATCCGCTCACCGGGCAGTGGGACTGGATTTGCGTGTCGCCCAAGAAATTCAAGGCCCCGCTGCCTTCGGTATTGCAGCAGGCCCACGAGCTCAAGATTATCGTTTTTAACAAAAGCGACTTTCAGTGGGCCGAGCAGCACGCGGCCTTGGTGGGGGAGCACACCCGCCTGTACTTACAGCCCGAATGGAGCAAAGCCTCGCAAATGATGCCGTTGATAGTGGATTATGTAAAAGAAAATCCGCGCTGGCAGGTGTCGTTGCAGACGCATAAATACCTTGATATTCCGTAGCTTCCTGCCCTATGCGCCGTTTGCTACCAATTCCCCTTTTGCTGCTATTTGGTCTGAGTTTCTTCCTGCCTTCAGCGGCAGTGGGGCAGAACAAACTGTCGAGCTCCAACACCAAAGCCAAAAACCTGTACGATAAAGCGCAGGCCCAGGCTAAGGAACGGCAGTTTGACAAGGCCATTGAAACGCTGACCACCCTCAATCAGAAATTTCCCTCGCTCGGAGAGCCTTACATTATGAAAGGTTCCCTGCTCAAGGCTATGGGGGAAAACCGCGGCGCCTACGAAGCCTACCGCGACGGCCTGAGCAAAGTAGCCCTCGACCCGGCCCGCTCCCTGGATTACTATACCCTGGCCGACCTGGCCATGAGCTTCGGCGACTATGCCACGGCCGGCGACAATTACAAGCGTTTCGTCAAAACGGCGCCGAAGGGGCAGCGCTTCGTCTTTCGGGCCCAGCGCCAACTGCTCAACTGTGAGTTTGCCGTGAAAGCCATGGCCAACCCCGTTGGTATTGAGCCTACGCGCCTGCCGGAGCCCATGAACACGTTCCGTTACCAGTATTTTCCTGCTCTAACAGCCGATAACCGTTTTTTGCTGTACACGGCCCGGGCCACGGTGCAAAGCAACGAGGACCTGTTTATTGCCAAGCAGAACAAGGACGGCTCCCTGGGCAACCCCGTCCCGATTTCGGCTGCCATCAATACCAGCTACAACGAAGGCGCTGGTACGATTTCCGGCGACGGCAAAACCCTGGTTTTCGCCTCCTGCGACCGGCCTAATGCGGTGGGCAACTGCGACCTCTACATCTCCCGCCGCACCGGCAACACCTGGAGCAAGCCTCAGAACCTGGGCCGCAACGTGAATTCGGTAGAGTGGGACTCCCAGCCCACCTTGTCGGCCGATGGGCGCACACTGTACTTCACTTCTACTAGGCGCGGTGGTAAGGGGCAGGAAGACCTCTACGTGACCACCCTGCAAGAAAACGGCAGTTGGAGTGCCGCTAAAAATCTGGGGGAGCCGGTCAACACACCGGGCAAGGACATGGCTCCGTTTATCCACGCCAGCGGTACTACGCTCTACTACGTCACCGACGGCCTGGTAGGCATGGGCGGCCTGGATGTGTACCGCTGCGAGTTGCAAACCGGCAACAAGTGGAGCGACCCGCTAAACCTAGGCTACCCACTAAACACCTTCGAGAACGAGGCTTCCCTGTTTATCAGCTCCGACAACCGCCGGGGCTTCTGCAGCCGCTCCCGCGCCCCGGAAGTAGGCATGAAAGCCGAGCGTGACCGGCCGGTCGAATTGTTTGCCTTCGAAGTGCCCCAGCCCGTCAAGGCCCGTGAAACCAGCACCTACACCCAGGGCCGGGTATTCGACGCTACTACCAAAAAGCCCATTCAGGCCGACGTGCAGCTCTATGACCTGCAAACCGATGAGTTGACCCAGTATGTAACCTCCGACTCAGAAAACGGCGACTATACTGTGGTCCTCAACGAAGGCCGGCAATATGCCATGTACGCCGTGGCCGACAAGTACCTAATGAAGAGCCTGAGTTTCGACTACTCCGACAAGCGCACCTTCGACCCGCTGACCCTGGATATCTACCTGGAACCCGTGCGGGCCGGGCGCAGCATCGTGCTCAATAACCTGTTTTTTGACACGAATGAGTATGAGCTTAAGCCTACTTCCCGCACCGAACTCAACCGCCTGATTCAGTTCATGCGCCAGTACCAGGATGTGCAGGTAGAAGTATCGGGCCACACCGACGACGTGGGGGCCGACGCGGACAATATTACTTTGTCGCAGAATCGGGCCCGGTCGGTGTACACCTACTTGGTAGAGCACGGGGTAAAGGCCACTCGCCTGCGCTATAAGGGGTATGGCGAGACTAAGCCCCTGGTAGCCAACGACTCGGATGCGCATCGGCAGCAGAACCGCCGTATCGAACTGAAGATCCTTTAGAGCTCTTCCGCTAAAGAACAAAAACCTGGCCCGCAACGGCCAGGTTTTTTTATTGGAGTATGTCTTTGTGGTATGAATATTATAATGCTGACAATCAAATATATAATAAACATCTATGAAAGTATTTGAATAAAATAATTATAAAAATTCTTTGTATTATTAAATATTTGAAGTTATGTTTGGTCGTTCTTCAGAAAACCAGCCTCCAAGCCCAGTTAGCTGATTTAGTTTCTGCCAGTGGTTTTTGAAGGACTGCAAGCTTTAACTACCATGTTCACTTTACCCCTTTCACTGTTATGAAAAAAGTCTATTTGTTGGCTTTGCTGGCCTTAGGCACGCAAACCGCCGCTCTGGCTACCATTGACCCCGATGGTCCTTCTGGCCTTCAGGCCCGGGCAACGACTCTGACGCGCACGATTGCTCAGCAAGCCAAGCTCGACGAAGGTCAGTATCTGAAAGTGAAGCAGCTGAATCTGCGCATGCTCACGGAAGTGGATGACCTCAAAACCCGTTTCGCCGCCGACCCCGCCATTATGGATCAGCAGCTGGCCAGCGCCCAGGCCCGCTATGAGGCCGAACTAGCCTCCGTGCTACGGCCTGCCCAGTACGCCGTCTACCAGCAGGCCCGCACCAGCATGACAGCTCTGGGAGCTGCCAAATAGCCCGAAAAACAAGAAAGAGCCTGCCGCAACAGGCTCTTTCTTGTTTTTCGGGTGCTTGCTGCTCTAGAACCAGTAAGACGAGAGGACTATACTAAGGAGTAAATTATACGCTAGAAAATATCCATATTTTATTGTTTTTATTTAATACAAGTAGTATATTCACTATATGATTAAACGCCCTGAGTGCTTTGGTTACTAAGCCCTTACAGGTATAGTCAGTTTGCAGCTCCACCACCAACTCAACCATTTCCCACCGCTATGAAAAAGCTGTACGTAGTTGCCATCCTATTGGCAAGTTTCGCCGTTCCATTCACCACGCAGGCCGGCAGTGGCGACGAGGCTCTGAAGGGCCGGGCCGCCTCCCTGACCCGGCGCATGTCCGAAACAACTAAGCTCGATGAAGGGCAATACCTGAAGGTGAAGCAGCTGAATCTGCGCATGCTCAGCGAGGTTGCCGAGTTAAAGGCCCGCTACGGTGGCACCGCCGCCCTGGATGAGCAACTGGCCCAAGTGCAGATGCGCTATGAGTGGGATTTAGCTGCCATCCTGTGGCCCCGGCAGATGGCTGCCTATACGCAGTCGAAACTGAATGTTATGGCCTTCAATGGCCGCTAGCTGGTAAGTAGCCCGCGCTGTTCTCAGCATTGGTTTCAAGGAACTGATACAAAAAAAGACCCGCTGCAAGCGGGTCTTTTTCATTAGGGGCAGTACGAAATTACGAGCGCTGCTCGATGCTTACGTAGTCGCGCTCCAACTCACCGGTGTATACCTGACGGGGACGGCCGATGGGCTCTTTGTTTTCGCGCATTTCCTTCCACTGGGCAATCCAGCCGGGCAGGCGGCCCAGGGCAAACATTACCGTGAACATCTCGGTCGGGATGCCGATGGCGCGGTAGATGATGCCGGAGTAGAAGTCAACGTTTGGATACAGCTTACGCTCAACGAAATACTCATCGGTGAGAGCAGCTTGCTCCAACTCCTGGGCAATCTTGAGCAGGGGGTCGTTGATGCCCAATGCGCCCAGTACGTCGTCGGCAGCTTTCTTGATAATCTTGGCGCGGGGGTCGAAGTTCTTGTAGACGCGGTGACCGAAGCCCATCAGGCGGAAGGGGTCATTCTTGTCCTTGGCCTTGGCAATGAACTTGCTTGTGTCGCCGCCGTCCTTCTGGATGGCCTGCAGCATCTCCAGTACTTCCTGGTTGGCACCACCGTGCAGGGGGCCCCACAGGGCGTTGATACCAGCCGATACCGAGCCATAGAGGCTAGCGTTGGCTGAGCCTACCAGACGCACGGTCGAGGTGGAGCAGTTCTGCTCGTGGTCGGCGTGCAGGATGAGTAGCTTGTTGAGGGCCGATACGATACGCGAGTCGATTTCATACTTCTCCGTGGGGAAGCTGAACATCATGTACAGGAAGTTCGAGCAGTAGTCGAGGTCGTTGCGCGGATAGTTCAGCGGGTGACCCATGTTGTTCTTGTAGGTCCAGGCGGCAATGGTCGAAATCTTGGCCATGAGACGAATCACGTTCAGGTCAATTTCTTCCTTGCTCAGATCCGGCGACACGCTTTCGGGGTAGAAGGCGGTCAGCGAGCAGATCAGGCTGCTCAGGATGGCCATGGGGTGAGCGGCCGAGGGGAAGCCGTCAAAAATCTTGCGCACGTCCTCGTGCACGAGCGTGTGCTTGGTGATCTGGTGGCTGAAGTTGTCGAGCTCGGCCTGGGTGGGCAGCGTGCCGTAGATCAGCAGGTAGGCAACTTCCAGAAAGCTGGACTGCTCGGCCAGTTGTTCAATCGGATAGCCGCGGTAGCGCAGAATGCCTTCCTCGCCGTCGAGGAACGTAATGGCGCTCTTGGTAGCTCCCGTGTTTTTGTAGCCCGAATCGATAGTGATGTAACCGGTCTGGTCACGCAGCTTGGCAATATCAATTGCCTTTTCGTGTTCGGTGCCCTCGGTGACGGGGAAGGAGTAGGACTTCCCGTCGAGGATCAGTTCAGCAGACTCTGCCATAGGACTGGGTTAGAGAGGTGGTTGCGGGGCGAAACTAAAGATTAAACCGGCGAGCCGGCAAGTGCGGGAGAGAAACACCATTACTACAGCTTGCCCCAGGGTGTTGTTTGGATACAAGACGGCTCAGTGTGGGCCGCCGCGCAAATTACGCCCAAGAAGGGTTAGATTCTACTATTCCGGAAAAGTTACTTGTAAACCACCCTCAAGGGCCTGTTTTTCGGACAAAAAGCCAGAGTACCTTAACCAAAATGCCCGAAAACGGTAGGATAATCACAAAAACAATCCCGATAACCGGGCTGCAACCTATACGGCATGAACTACAATCAGTTGGGTAAATCCTCAATTCAGGTCAGTCAAATCAGCTTCGGCTGCATGTCGCTGGGTCCAGACCATACGGCCAATGCCACCCTGCTACGCCGGGCCCTGGATGCGGGTATTACCTTTTTTGACACAGCTGACCTCTATGATAAGGGCGGGAATGAAGTAACCGTTGGCAAAGCCTTGCAGGGCCGGCGGCAGGAGGTAGTGCTGGCTACCAAAGTCGGTAGTCAGTGGCGCCCCGACGGCAGTGGCTGGGACTGGAACCCGCGCAAAACCTATATGCTGCAGGCCATAGAGCAAAGCCTGCGCCGCCTGCAAACCGACTATATCGACTTATACCAGTTGCACGGCGGCACCCTCGACGACCCGATAGACGAGACCATCGAGGCGTTTGAATTGCTGAAGGAGCAGGGTAAAATCCGGGCATACGGCATTTCCTCGATTCGACCCAGTGTCATCCGGGAGTACGTACGCAAGTCCAGCATTGCCAGCGTGATGATGCAGTACAGCCTGCTGGACCGGCGGCCTGAGGAAAGCTGTCTGGAATTGCTGCACCAGCACCAGATCAGTGTGCTGGCGCGGGGTAGCTACGCCCAGGGCCTACTGGTGGGTAAACCGGCCAAGCCCTACCTGACCTACGCGCCGCAACAGGTAGAGCAGGCCGCGGCGGCAATAAGGCAGGTTGCGGACAGCTTACAGCAAACGGCCGCCGAAGTAACGGTGGGCTTCGTATTGGCCCAGCCCGTTATTGCTTCCGCCGTGCTCGGCATTCGAACCGCTGAGCAGCTTGATGATGCCATCCGGTCCGGACAACAAGTACCCTTGAGCACCGCCCAGCTACAAACTCTACGGCGGGCGTTGTCGCCGAATCAGTACGACCAGCACCGCTAGGCACCAGGTTACTTACCGAT
Above is a genomic segment from Hymenobacter cellulosivorans containing:
- a CDS encoding OmpA family protein — protein: MLLFGLSFFLPSAAVGQNKLSSSNTKAKNLYDKAQAQAKERQFDKAIETLTTLNQKFPSLGEPYIMKGSLLKAMGENRGAYEAYRDGLSKVALDPARSLDYYTLADLAMSFGDYATAGDNYKRFVKTAPKGQRFVFRAQRQLLNCEFAVKAMANPVGIEPTRLPEPMNTFRYQYFPALTADNRFLLYTARATVQSNEDLFIAKQNKDGSLGNPVPISAAINTSYNEGAGTISGDGKTLVFASCDRPNAVGNCDLYISRRTGNTWSKPQNLGRNVNSVEWDSQPTLSADGRTLYFTSTRRGGKGQEDLYVTTLQENGSWSAAKNLGEPVNTPGKDMAPFIHASGTTLYYVTDGLVGMGGLDVYRCELQTGNKWSDPLNLGYPLNTFENEASLFISSDNRRGFCSRSRAPEVGMKAERDRPVELFAFEVPQPVKARETSTYTQGRVFDATTKKPIQADVQLYDLQTDELTQYVTSDSENGDYTVVLNEGRQYAMYAVADKYLMKSLSFDYSDKRTFDPLTLDIYLEPVRAGRSIVLNNLFFDTNEYELKPTSRTELNRLIQFMRQYQDVQVEVSGHTDDVGADADNITLSQNRARSVYTYLVEHGVKATRLRYKGYGETKPLVANDSDAHRQQNRRIELKIL
- a CDS encoding citrate synthase, whose amino-acid sequence is MAESAELILDGKSYSFPVTEGTEHEKAIDIAKLRDQTGYITIDSGYKNTGATKSAITFLDGEEGILRYRGYPIEQLAEQSSFLEVAYLLIYGTLPTQAELDNFSHQITKHTLVHEDVRKIFDGFPSAAHPMAILSSLICSLTAFYPESVSPDLSKEEIDLNVIRLMAKISTIAAWTYKNNMGHPLNYPRNDLDYCSNFLYMMFSFPTEKYEIDSRIVSALNKLLILHADHEQNCSTSTVRLVGSANASLYGSVSAGINALWGPLHGGANQEVLEMLQAIQKDGGDTSKFIAKAKDKNDPFRLMGFGHRVYKNFDPRAKIIKKAADDVLGALGINDPLLKIAQELEQAALTDEYFVERKLYPNVDFYSGIIYRAIGIPTEMFTVMFALGRLPGWIAQWKEMRENKEPIGRPRQVYTGELERDYVSIEQRS
- a CDS encoding aldo/keto reductase, translating into MNYNQLGKSSIQVSQISFGCMSLGPDHTANATLLRRALDAGITFFDTADLYDKGGNEVTVGKALQGRRQEVVLATKVGSQWRPDGSGWDWNPRKTYMLQAIEQSLRRLQTDYIDLYQLHGGTLDDPIDETIEAFELLKEQGKIRAYGISSIRPSVIREYVRKSSIASVMMQYSLLDRRPEESCLELLHQHQISVLARGSYAQGLLVGKPAKPYLTYAPQQVEQAAAAIRQVADSLQQTAAEVTVGFVLAQPVIASAVLGIRTAEQLDDAIRSGQQVPLSTAQLQTLRRALSPNQYDQHR